One part of the Strigops habroptila isolate Jane chromosome 23, bStrHab1.2.pri, whole genome shotgun sequence genome encodes these proteins:
- the DIP2B gene encoding disco-interacting protein 2 homolog B isoform X3, with protein MAEPAAAGVSSLPREVREQLAELELELSEGDITQKGYEKKRAKLLAPYVPQTQGVDPALQKESKPQMPAPSATPASASSSSSASKFHRARSGGARDERYRSDIHTEAVQAALAKHKEQKMALPMPTKRRSTFVQSPADACTPPDTSSASEDEGSLRRQAALSAALHQSLQNAESWINRSIQGSSTSSSASSTLSHGEGKGTSGSLADVFANTRIENFSVPPDVTATTSSSSARPAAIDLPPSGIVKGMHKGSNRSSLMDTADGVPVSSRVSTKIQQLLNTLKRPKRPPLKEFFVDDFEEIVEVPQPDPNQPKPEGRQMTPVKGEPLGVVCNWPPALEAALQRWGTTQAKCPCLTALDVTGKPVYTLTYGKLWSRSLKLAYTLLNKLGTKNEPVLKPGDRVALVYPNNDPVMFMVAFYGCLLAEVIPVPIEDAGGQQIGFLLGSCGIALALTTEVCLKGLPKTQNGEIVQFKGWPRLKWVVTDSKYLSKSPKDWQPNISAAGTEPAYIEYKTSKEGSVMGVTVSRIAMLSHCQALSQACNYSEGETIVNVLDFKKDAGLWHGILTNVMNKLHTISVPYSVMKTCPLSWVQRVHAHKAKVALVKCRDLHWAMMAHRDQRDVSLSSLRMLIVTDGANPWSVSSCDAFLSLFQSHGLKPEAICPCATSPEAMTIAIRRPGVPGAPLPGRAILSMNGLSFGVIRVNTEDKNSALTVQDVGHVMPGGMMCIVKPDGPPQLCKTDEIGEICVSSRAGGMMYYGLAGVTKNTFEVIPVNSAGSPVGEVPFVRSGLLGFVGPGSLVFVVGKMDGLLTVSGRRHNADDIVATGLAVESIKTVYRGRIAVFSVSVFYDERIVVVAEQRPDASEEDSFQWMSRVLQAIDSIHQVGVYCLALVPANTLPKTPLGGIHISQTKQHFLEGSLHPCNILMCPHTCVTNLPKPRQKQPGVGPASVMVGNLVAGKRIAQASGRDLGQIEDNDLVKKHQFLTEVLQWRAQATPDHPLFLLLNAKGTTVCTATCLQLHKKAERIASVLCDKGHLNAGDNVVLLYPPGIELITAFYGCLYAGCIPVTVRPPHAQSLTATLPTVRMIVEVSKAACILTTQTLMRLLKSREAAAAVDVKTWPTIIDTDDLPRKRLSQIYKPPTPEMLAYLDFSVSTTGMLTGVKMSHAAVSGLCRAIKLQCELYSSRQIAICLDPYCGLGFVLWCLCSVYSGHQSILIPPMELESNLFLWLSTVSQYKIRDTFCSYSVMELCTKGLGNQVEMLKARGINLSCVRTCVVVAEERPRVSLTHSFSKLFKDIGLSSRAVSTTFGSRVNVAICLQGTSGPDPTTVYVDLKSLRHDRVRLVERGAPQSLLLSESGKILPGVKVVIVNPETKGPLGDSHLGEIWVNSPHTASGYYTIYDNETLQADHFNTRLSFGDAAQTLWARTGYLGFVRRTELTAASGERHDALYVVGALDETLELRGLRYHPIDIETSVSRTHRSIAECAVFTWTNLLVVVVELCGCEQEALDLVPLVTNVVLEEHYLIVGVVVVVDPGVIPINSRGEKQRMHLRDSFLADQLDPIYVAYNM; from the exons GGGACATCACACAAAAGGGGTATGAGAAGAAGAGAGCAAAGCTTCTGGCTCCGTATGTTCCACAAACCCAAG GGGTTGATCCAGCATTACAGAAGGAATCCAAACCTCAGATGCCCGCTCCATCTGCCACTCCAGCCTCAGcatcatcctcatcctcagcATCCAAATTTCACCGAGCTCGCTCAGGGGGAGCCAGAGATGAACGTTATCGATCGG ataTCCACACAGAAGCAGTTCAAGCAGCACTGgcaaaacacaaagaacagaagatgGCCCTGCCCATGCCAACAAAAAGACGCTCCACCTTTGTTCAGTCTCCAGCTGATGCCTGCACCCCTCCAG ACACGTCTTCCGCATCCGAGGATGAGGGGTCGCTAAGGCGCCAAGCTGCTCTTTCTGCTGCATTGCATCAGAGCTTACAGAATGCTGAGTCTTGGATCAACCGATCTATTCAGGGGTCATCCACATCTTCATCAGCATCTTCTACACTTTCCCATGGAGAAGGCAAAGGGACCAGTGGGTCACTAGCTGATGTATTTGCCAATACTCGAATAG AAAACTTCTCAGTTCCCCCAGATGTCACAGCAActacctcctcttcctcagcacGCCCAGCAGCGATCGACCTTCCTCCTTCAGGAATCGTGAAAGGCATGCACAAGGGATCTAACCGCTCTAGTCTCATGGATACTGCTGATG GTGTTCCTGTGAGCAGTAGAGTCTCCacaaaaattcagcagttgCTTAACACCTTGAAAAGACCTAAAAGACCCCCCCTGAAAGAATTCTTTGTGGATGATTTTGAAGAAATTGTGGAAG TTCCACAGCCTGACCCAAATCAGCCCAAGCCAGAGGGACGTCAGATGACACCAGTGAAGGGAGAACCCCTGGGAGTTGTTTGTAACTGGCCTCCTGCCTtagaagcagcactgcagcgCTGGGGAACCACACAAGCTAAATGTCCCTGTCTGACAGCACTGGATGTTACAGGAAAACCAGTTTATACCCTCACGTATG GCAAATTGTGGAGCAGAAGTCTCAAGCTGGCCTACACGCTGCTTAATAAACTGGGAACCAAAAATGAACCCGTGTTAAAACCTGGAGATAGG GTAGCTCTTGTTTATCCCAACAATGACCCAGTCATGTTTATGGTGGCATTTTACGGCTGTCTCCTAGCAGAAGTCATACCAGTGCCTATAGAG GATGCTGGTGGTCAGCAGATTGGTTTTCTGCTGGGAAGCTGTGGTATTGCTTTGGCCCTCACCACTGAAGTTTGTCTGAAAGGGCTTCCAAAAACCCAAAATGGAGAGATTGTGCAGTTTAAAG GTTGGCCCAGACTCAAATGGGTTGTGACAGATTCAAAATATCTCTCCAAATCTCCTAAGGACTGGCAGCCCAACATCTCAGCTGCAGGAACTGAGCCAGCATATATTGAG TACAAGACAAGCAAAGAGGGCAGTGTTATGGGTGTTACAGTGTCCCGGATTGCCATGCTGTCTCACTGTCAAGCCTTGTCTCAGGCCTGCAACTACTCTGAAG GTGAAACAATAGTGAATGTTCTGGATTTTAAGAAGGATGCAGGCTTGTGGCATGGCATTCTCACG AATGTAATGAACAAGCTGCACACTATCAGTGTGCCCTATTCTGTGATGAAAACCTGCCCACTCTCGTGGGTGCAGAGAGTTCATGCCCACAAAG CAAAAGTTGCTTTAGTCAAGTGTCGAGACTTGCACTGGGCCATGATGGCCCATCGAGACCAAAGAGACGTCAGTTTGAGTTCTCTACGCATGCTGATTGTAACCGATGGTGCAAATCCTT ggTCTGTTTCCTCATGTGATGCCTTCCTGAGCTTGTTTCAGAGCCATGGGCTTAAACCAGAGGCAATTTGCCCATGTGCCACATCTCCAGAAGCGATGACCATTGCAATACGGAG ACCTGGAGTTCCCGGGGCACCTCTGCCTGGAAGGGCCATCCTGTCCATGAATGGGCTGAGTTTTGGTGTCATTCGTGTCAACACTGAAGATAAAAACTCTGCGCTCACTGTCCAGGATGTTGGCCATGTGATGCCAGGAG GAATGATGTGTATAGTGAAACCTGATGGACCACCTCAGCTCTGTAAAACAGATGAGATTGGTGAAATCTGTGTTAGCTCCAGAGCAGGAGGAATGATGTATTATGGGCTGGCAGGGGTGACAAAGAATACATTTGAG GTTATCCCTGTGAACTCAGCTGGCTCTCCAGTGGGTGAAGTGCCATTTGTCCGTTCTGGCTTGCTGGGATTTGTTGGACCT GGCAGTTTGGTGTTTGTGGTTGGAAAGATGGATGGATTGCTGACAGTCAGCGGCCGCAGACATAACGCTGATGACATTGTTGCAACAGGATTGGCAGTAGAGTCAATAAAAACAGTTTACAGAGGAAG GATTGCTGTGTTCTCAGTATCTGTCTTCTACGACGAGAGGATTGTGGTGGTTGCAGAGCAGAGGCCAGATGCATCTGAAGAAGACAGTTTTCAGTGGATGAGTCGAGTGCTGCAG GCAATCGACAGCATTCACCAAGTGGGTGTGTATTGCCTTGCTCTTGTGCCAGCCAACACATTGCCAAAAACTCCATTGGGAGGGATCCATATCTCACAAACTAAACAGCACTTTCTGGAGGGCTCTCTGCATCCGTGCAACATCCTCATGTGCCCGCACACATGTGTGACAAACTTGCCAAAACCCAGGCAGAAACAACCAG GCGTTGGCCCTGCCTCTGTGATGGTGGGGAACCTGGTTGCTGGGAAGCGTATTGCTCAAGCTTCTGGAAGAGATCTTGGTCAAATAGAAGACAATGATTTAGTTAAAAAG CACCAGTTCCTGACAGAGGTATTACAGTGGAGAGCTCAAGCAACTCCTGACCACCCACTCTTCCTTTTATTAAATGCCAAG GGAACCACTGTGTGCACAGCCACCTGCCTTCAGTTGCACAAAAAAGCTGAGAGAATTGCATCAGTTCTGTGCGACAAAGGACATCTCAATGCAGGAGACAATGTGGTGCTTCTTTATCCTCCTG GCATTGAGCTAATCACCGCGTTCTATGGCTGTTTGTACGCTGGCTGCATCCCCGTGACCGTGAGACCACCTCATGCTCAGAGCCTCACTGCTACTCTGCCCACTGTGCGAATGATCGTGGAA gtCAGCAAAGCTGCCTGTATTCTCACAACCCAGACCTTAATGAGACTACTGAAAtccagagaagcagctgctgctgtggatgtGAAAACCTGGCCAACCATCATTGACACAG ATGACTTGCCCAGGAAGCGGCTTTCTCAGATCTATAAGCCACCTACGCCTGAAATGTTAGCATATCTAGATTTTAGTGTTTCCACAACAGGCATGCTTACGGGAGTAAAG ATGTCCCACGCAGCGGTGAGTGGCCTTTGCAGGGCAATCAAGCTGCAGTGTGAGCTCTACTCCTCCCGGCAGATTGCAATTTGTCTTGACCCCTATTGTGGACTAGGTTTTGTGCTCTGGTGCCTTTGCAG TGTGTATTCTGGACACCAGTCAATTTTAATTCCTCCTATGGAGCTGGAATCCAATCTTTTTCTCTGGTTATCTACTGTCAGCCAGTATAAAATAAGGGACACTTTCTGTTCCTATTCAGTCATGGAACTGTGCACAAAGGGACTTGGAAACCAAGTTGAAATGTTAAAG GCACGTGGGATTAATCTGTCCTGTGTGCGGACTTGTGTGGTAGTTGCAGAGGAACGGCCACGAGTTTCTCTCACTCATTCCTTCTCCAAACTCTTCAAAGACATTGGCCTGTCCTCTCGTGCTGTAAGCACCACCTTCGGGTCAAGAGTCAACGTTGCCATCTGCTTACAG GGAACATCTGGGCCTGATCCCACCACCGTTTATGTAGATCTGAAATCCTTGAGACATGACAG AGTACGTCTGGTGGAAAGGGGAGCTCCTCAAAgcctgctgctttcagaatCTGGGAAG ATTTTACCTGGAGTCAAAGTGGTCATTGTCAATCCTGAGACAAAAGGACCTCTTGGAGATTCTCACCTCGGGGAG ATTTGGGTCAATAGTCCACACACAGCCAGTGGCTACTACACTATCTACGACAATGAAACCCTTCAAGCTGATCATTTCAACACTCGTCTGAGTTTTGGTGATGCTGCTCAGACACTTTGGGCTCGGACCGGCTACCTTGGGTTTGTTCGTCGCACAGAGCTCACAGCTGCCAGTGGAG AGCGCCACGATGCACTGTATGTTGTTGGAGCACTGGATGAAACTTTGGAGCTGAGGGGGCTGCGTTACCATCCAATTGACATTGAGACTTCAGTATCTCGGACACACAGAAGCATTGCTGAATG TGCTGTATTCACATGGACCAACTTGCTTGTGGTTGTTGTGGAGCTGTGTGGCTGTGAACAGGAAGCCCTGGATTTAGTCCCTCTAGTCACAAACGTGGTCCTGGAAGAACATTACCTAATTGTGGGAGTGGTGGTGGTAGTGGATCCTGGAGTTATCCCTATCAATTCCAGAGGAGAGAAACAACGAATGCATCTCCGTGACAGCTTCCTAGCTGATCAGTTAGATCCCATATATGTAGCATATAACATGTGA
- the DIP2B gene encoding disco-interacting protein 2 homolog B isoform X1, whose translation MAEPAAAGVSSLPREVREQLAELELELSEGDITQKGYEKKRAKLLAPYVPQTQGVDPALQKESKPQMPAPSATPASASSSSSASKFHRARSGGARDERYRSDIHTEAVQAALAKHKEQKMALPMPTKRRSTFVQSPADACTPPDTSSASEDEGSLRRQAALSAALHQSLQNAESWINRSIQGSSTSSSASSTLSHGEGKGTSGSLADVFANTRIENFSVPPDVTATTSSSSARPAAIDLPPSGIVKGMHKGSNRSSLMDTADGVPVSSRVSTKIQQLLNTLKRPKRPPLKEFFVDDFEEIVEVPQPDPNQPKPEGRQMTPVKGEPLGVVCNWPPALEAALQRWGTTQAKCPCLTALDVTGKPVYTLTYGKLWSRSLKLAYTLLNKLGTKNEPVLKPGDRVALVYPNNDPVMFMVAFYGCLLAEVIPVPIEVPLTRKDAGGQQIGFLLGSCGIALALTTEVCLKGLPKTQNGEIVQFKGWPRLKWVVTDSKYLSKSPKDWQPNISAAGTEPAYIEYKTSKEGSVMGVTVSRIAMLSHCQALSQACNYSEGETIVNVLDFKKDAGLWHGILTNVMNKLHTISVPYSVMKTCPLSWVQRVHAHKAKVALVKCRDLHWAMMAHRDQRDVSLSSLRMLIVTDGANPWSVSSCDAFLSLFQSHGLKPEAICPCATSPEAMTIAIRRPGVPGAPLPGRAILSMNGLSFGVIRVNTEDKNSALTVQDVGHVMPGGMMCIVKPDGPPQLCKTDEIGEICVSSRAGGMMYYGLAGVTKNTFEVIPVNSAGSPVGEVPFVRSGLLGFVGPGSLVFVVGKMDGLLTVSGRRHNADDIVATGLAVESIKTVYRGRIAVFSVSVFYDERIVVVAEQRPDASEEDSFQWMSRVLQAIDSIHQVGVYCLALVPANTLPKTPLGGIHISQTKQHFLEGSLHPCNILMCPHTCVTNLPKPRQKQPGVGPASVMVGNLVAGKRIAQASGRDLGQIEDNDLVKKHQFLTEVLQWRAQATPDHPLFLLLNAKGTTVCTATCLQLHKKAERIASVLCDKGHLNAGDNVVLLYPPGIELITAFYGCLYAGCIPVTVRPPHAQSLTATLPTVRMIVEVSKAACILTTQTLMRLLKSREAAAAVDVKTWPTIIDTDDLPRKRLSQIYKPPTPEMLAYLDFSVSTTGMLTGVKMSHAAVSGLCRAIKLQCELYSSRQIAICLDPYCGLGFVLWCLCSVYSGHQSILIPPMELESNLFLWLSTVSQYKIRDTFCSYSVMELCTKGLGNQVEMLKARGINLSCVRTCVVVAEERPRVSLTHSFSKLFKDIGLSSRAVSTTFGSRVNVAICLQGTSGPDPTTVYVDLKSLRHDRVRLVERGAPQSLLLSESGKILPGVKVVIVNPETKGPLGDSHLGEIWVNSPHTASGYYTIYDNETLQADHFNTRLSFGDAAQTLWARTGYLGFVRRTELTAASGERHDALYVVGALDETLELRGLRYHPIDIETSVSRTHRSIAECAVFTWTNLLVVVVELCGCEQEALDLVPLVTNVVLEEHYLIVGVVVVVDPGVIPINSRGEKQRMHLRDSFLADQLDPIYVAYNM comes from the exons GGGACATCACACAAAAGGGGTATGAGAAGAAGAGAGCAAAGCTTCTGGCTCCGTATGTTCCACAAACCCAAG GGGTTGATCCAGCATTACAGAAGGAATCCAAACCTCAGATGCCCGCTCCATCTGCCACTCCAGCCTCAGcatcatcctcatcctcagcATCCAAATTTCACCGAGCTCGCTCAGGGGGAGCCAGAGATGAACGTTATCGATCGG ataTCCACACAGAAGCAGTTCAAGCAGCACTGgcaaaacacaaagaacagaagatgGCCCTGCCCATGCCAACAAAAAGACGCTCCACCTTTGTTCAGTCTCCAGCTGATGCCTGCACCCCTCCAG ACACGTCTTCCGCATCCGAGGATGAGGGGTCGCTAAGGCGCCAAGCTGCTCTTTCTGCTGCATTGCATCAGAGCTTACAGAATGCTGAGTCTTGGATCAACCGATCTATTCAGGGGTCATCCACATCTTCATCAGCATCTTCTACACTTTCCCATGGAGAAGGCAAAGGGACCAGTGGGTCACTAGCTGATGTATTTGCCAATACTCGAATAG AAAACTTCTCAGTTCCCCCAGATGTCACAGCAActacctcctcttcctcagcacGCCCAGCAGCGATCGACCTTCCTCCTTCAGGAATCGTGAAAGGCATGCACAAGGGATCTAACCGCTCTAGTCTCATGGATACTGCTGATG GTGTTCCTGTGAGCAGTAGAGTCTCCacaaaaattcagcagttgCTTAACACCTTGAAAAGACCTAAAAGACCCCCCCTGAAAGAATTCTTTGTGGATGATTTTGAAGAAATTGTGGAAG TTCCACAGCCTGACCCAAATCAGCCCAAGCCAGAGGGACGTCAGATGACACCAGTGAAGGGAGAACCCCTGGGAGTTGTTTGTAACTGGCCTCCTGCCTtagaagcagcactgcagcgCTGGGGAACCACACAAGCTAAATGTCCCTGTCTGACAGCACTGGATGTTACAGGAAAACCAGTTTATACCCTCACGTATG GCAAATTGTGGAGCAGAAGTCTCAAGCTGGCCTACACGCTGCTTAATAAACTGGGAACCAAAAATGAACCCGTGTTAAAACCTGGAGATAGG GTAGCTCTTGTTTATCCCAACAATGACCCAGTCATGTTTATGGTGGCATTTTACGGCTGTCTCCTAGCAGAAGTCATACCAGTGCCTATAGAGGTACCTCTTACCAGAAAG GATGCTGGTGGTCAGCAGATTGGTTTTCTGCTGGGAAGCTGTGGTATTGCTTTGGCCCTCACCACTGAAGTTTGTCTGAAAGGGCTTCCAAAAACCCAAAATGGAGAGATTGTGCAGTTTAAAG GTTGGCCCAGACTCAAATGGGTTGTGACAGATTCAAAATATCTCTCCAAATCTCCTAAGGACTGGCAGCCCAACATCTCAGCTGCAGGAACTGAGCCAGCATATATTGAG TACAAGACAAGCAAAGAGGGCAGTGTTATGGGTGTTACAGTGTCCCGGATTGCCATGCTGTCTCACTGTCAAGCCTTGTCTCAGGCCTGCAACTACTCTGAAG GTGAAACAATAGTGAATGTTCTGGATTTTAAGAAGGATGCAGGCTTGTGGCATGGCATTCTCACG AATGTAATGAACAAGCTGCACACTATCAGTGTGCCCTATTCTGTGATGAAAACCTGCCCACTCTCGTGGGTGCAGAGAGTTCATGCCCACAAAG CAAAAGTTGCTTTAGTCAAGTGTCGAGACTTGCACTGGGCCATGATGGCCCATCGAGACCAAAGAGACGTCAGTTTGAGTTCTCTACGCATGCTGATTGTAACCGATGGTGCAAATCCTT ggTCTGTTTCCTCATGTGATGCCTTCCTGAGCTTGTTTCAGAGCCATGGGCTTAAACCAGAGGCAATTTGCCCATGTGCCACATCTCCAGAAGCGATGACCATTGCAATACGGAG ACCTGGAGTTCCCGGGGCACCTCTGCCTGGAAGGGCCATCCTGTCCATGAATGGGCTGAGTTTTGGTGTCATTCGTGTCAACACTGAAGATAAAAACTCTGCGCTCACTGTCCAGGATGTTGGCCATGTGATGCCAGGAG GAATGATGTGTATAGTGAAACCTGATGGACCACCTCAGCTCTGTAAAACAGATGAGATTGGTGAAATCTGTGTTAGCTCCAGAGCAGGAGGAATGATGTATTATGGGCTGGCAGGGGTGACAAAGAATACATTTGAG GTTATCCCTGTGAACTCAGCTGGCTCTCCAGTGGGTGAAGTGCCATTTGTCCGTTCTGGCTTGCTGGGATTTGTTGGACCT GGCAGTTTGGTGTTTGTGGTTGGAAAGATGGATGGATTGCTGACAGTCAGCGGCCGCAGACATAACGCTGATGACATTGTTGCAACAGGATTGGCAGTAGAGTCAATAAAAACAGTTTACAGAGGAAG GATTGCTGTGTTCTCAGTATCTGTCTTCTACGACGAGAGGATTGTGGTGGTTGCAGAGCAGAGGCCAGATGCATCTGAAGAAGACAGTTTTCAGTGGATGAGTCGAGTGCTGCAG GCAATCGACAGCATTCACCAAGTGGGTGTGTATTGCCTTGCTCTTGTGCCAGCCAACACATTGCCAAAAACTCCATTGGGAGGGATCCATATCTCACAAACTAAACAGCACTTTCTGGAGGGCTCTCTGCATCCGTGCAACATCCTCATGTGCCCGCACACATGTGTGACAAACTTGCCAAAACCCAGGCAGAAACAACCAG GCGTTGGCCCTGCCTCTGTGATGGTGGGGAACCTGGTTGCTGGGAAGCGTATTGCTCAAGCTTCTGGAAGAGATCTTGGTCAAATAGAAGACAATGATTTAGTTAAAAAG CACCAGTTCCTGACAGAGGTATTACAGTGGAGAGCTCAAGCAACTCCTGACCACCCACTCTTCCTTTTATTAAATGCCAAG GGAACCACTGTGTGCACAGCCACCTGCCTTCAGTTGCACAAAAAAGCTGAGAGAATTGCATCAGTTCTGTGCGACAAAGGACATCTCAATGCAGGAGACAATGTGGTGCTTCTTTATCCTCCTG GCATTGAGCTAATCACCGCGTTCTATGGCTGTTTGTACGCTGGCTGCATCCCCGTGACCGTGAGACCACCTCATGCTCAGAGCCTCACTGCTACTCTGCCCACTGTGCGAATGATCGTGGAA gtCAGCAAAGCTGCCTGTATTCTCACAACCCAGACCTTAATGAGACTACTGAAAtccagagaagcagctgctgctgtggatgtGAAAACCTGGCCAACCATCATTGACACAG ATGACTTGCCCAGGAAGCGGCTTTCTCAGATCTATAAGCCACCTACGCCTGAAATGTTAGCATATCTAGATTTTAGTGTTTCCACAACAGGCATGCTTACGGGAGTAAAG ATGTCCCACGCAGCGGTGAGTGGCCTTTGCAGGGCAATCAAGCTGCAGTGTGAGCTCTACTCCTCCCGGCAGATTGCAATTTGTCTTGACCCCTATTGTGGACTAGGTTTTGTGCTCTGGTGCCTTTGCAG TGTGTATTCTGGACACCAGTCAATTTTAATTCCTCCTATGGAGCTGGAATCCAATCTTTTTCTCTGGTTATCTACTGTCAGCCAGTATAAAATAAGGGACACTTTCTGTTCCTATTCAGTCATGGAACTGTGCACAAAGGGACTTGGAAACCAAGTTGAAATGTTAAAG GCACGTGGGATTAATCTGTCCTGTGTGCGGACTTGTGTGGTAGTTGCAGAGGAACGGCCACGAGTTTCTCTCACTCATTCCTTCTCCAAACTCTTCAAAGACATTGGCCTGTCCTCTCGTGCTGTAAGCACCACCTTCGGGTCAAGAGTCAACGTTGCCATCTGCTTACAG GGAACATCTGGGCCTGATCCCACCACCGTTTATGTAGATCTGAAATCCTTGAGACATGACAG AGTACGTCTGGTGGAAAGGGGAGCTCCTCAAAgcctgctgctttcagaatCTGGGAAG ATTTTACCTGGAGTCAAAGTGGTCATTGTCAATCCTGAGACAAAAGGACCTCTTGGAGATTCTCACCTCGGGGAG ATTTGGGTCAATAGTCCACACACAGCCAGTGGCTACTACACTATCTACGACAATGAAACCCTTCAAGCTGATCATTTCAACACTCGTCTGAGTTTTGGTGATGCTGCTCAGACACTTTGGGCTCGGACCGGCTACCTTGGGTTTGTTCGTCGCACAGAGCTCACAGCTGCCAGTGGAG AGCGCCACGATGCACTGTATGTTGTTGGAGCACTGGATGAAACTTTGGAGCTGAGGGGGCTGCGTTACCATCCAATTGACATTGAGACTTCAGTATCTCGGACACACAGAAGCATTGCTGAATG TGCTGTATTCACATGGACCAACTTGCTTGTGGTTGTTGTGGAGCTGTGTGGCTGTGAACAGGAAGCCCTGGATTTAGTCCCTCTAGTCACAAACGTGGTCCTGGAAGAACATTACCTAATTGTGGGAGTGGTGGTGGTAGTGGATCCTGGAGTTATCCCTATCAATTCCAGAGGAGAGAAACAACGAATGCATCTCCGTGACAGCTTCCTAGCTGATCAGTTAGATCCCATATATGTAGCATATAACATGTGA